From a region of the Pirellulales bacterium genome:
- a CDS encoding PspC domain-containing protein produces MSGPLIRCSDPKLAGVCGGLAQWLDLDPTAVRVVWALGTFFTGVMPGFALYAVLWLLMPDANSGATSSGVLALSRKHRMIFGVCGGFADWLGWDPTVVRITYVVFSVLSAAFPGTIAYIILWAVMPRADELHQTPY; encoded by the coding sequence ATGAGTGGACCTCTTATCCGCTGCAGTGACCCGAAACTGGCCGGCGTGTGCGGCGGGCTGGCCCAATGGCTCGACCTTGATCCGACAGCCGTTAGAGTTGTCTGGGCGCTGGGGACGTTTTTCACCGGCGTTATGCCCGGCTTTGCGCTCTATGCCGTGCTGTGGCTGCTGATGCCCGATGCGAATTCAGGAGCGACGTCGAGCGGCGTCCTGGCTCTGTCGCGCAAGCATCGGATGATTTTCGGCGTGTGCGGGGGATTCGCCGATTGGCTCGGCTGGGATCCAACCGTAGTGCGGATTACTTACGTGGTGTTTTCCGTGCTGTCGGCCGCCTTCCCCGGCACAATTGCCTACATCATTCTGTGGGCCGTCATGCCGCGCGCCGACGAATTGCACCAAACACCGTACTAG